The genomic window GAAGGTGCGTTGGCTGTCGCGCCTCCGCGCGATCCCGGCGGACGTCCTGGTCGTCGACGTCGGCCCCGGCGCGAGCCCGTTCGCGATCGACATGATGCTCTCGGCCGACGTGCCCATCTGCGTCACCGTGCCCGAGCCCCCGGCGATCGAGACGACCTACCGCTTCCTCCGAGCGGCCTACCGCCGGGCCCTCCGCCGCGCGCTGTCGCGCGATCGCTTCCGCATGAACATGCTCGAGCGCGCCCTCGCGGACTTCGGGTTCCTCCCCAGGCCTCTCGAGCTCGTGCGCGCCCTCGAGAAGATGGACCGTGGCCTGGCGCAGCTCGCGTGGGTCGAGGCGAACCGCCTGCGCTTTCAGCTCGTCGTGAACCAGACCCGCGTCCGCACCGATCTCGAGCTCGGCCCGTGGATGAGCGAGCTCGCGCGCCAGCACCTCGGGGTGTGGCTCGACGAGCTCGGCAGCATCGAGCACGACGACACGGTGTGGGTGGCGGTGCGCCGTCGGAGGCCGCTGCTCACCGACGTGCCCACCTCCAAGGCCGCGCGCAACATCGAGCGCATCGCGCGCCGCGTGGTCGCGCTCACCGCCCGCACCGAGGTCTTCACCGCGCCGCCGCCCATCCCCGACGCGAGCCCCACGCTCTACGCCGCGCTCGGCACCTCGCGCTCCGCCAGCGACGAGGAGATTCGCCGTGCCTGCAAGCGCAAGCGCGAGATGTACGCGACCGACGGCCTCTGCACCTCGTCGCTGCTCGGCGAGGCCGAGCTCTTGCGCGAGCAGGCCCGCCTCGAGGAGGCGTACGACACCCTCCTCGATCCCGTGCGCCGCCGCGCGTACGATCTCTCGGCGTACCCCGAGCGCGCCGACGCGACGCCCGAGGTGCTCCCGCGCCCCGCGCTGGACGCCGAGCAGCTCCAACTCAAGGACGAGCTGCTCCGCGAAATAGGCCCCGAGAGCGAGTTCTCCGGCGCGCTCCTCCGCAAGGTGCGCGAGTCGCAGGGCGTAGAGCTCGTAGACATCGCCGCGCATACCAAGA from Myxococcales bacterium includes these protein-coding regions:
- a CDS encoding helix-turn-helix domain-containing protein, yielding MEPDESITVEFAEEEEAPANLRGARRLFVVGGGRGGVGKSLVAENLGVYFAQLGKSVVLVDADPTGPNLHAHFGIPAARHPHDLEEDGNAALKKALVSTVVPGLQLLPAPVDALAPPPPLRGGRKVRWLSRLRAIPADVLVVDVGPGASPFAIDMMLSADVPICVTVPEPPAIETTYRFLRAAYRRALRRALSRDRFRMNMLERALADFGFLPRPLELVRALEKMDRGLAQLAWVEANRLRFQLVVNQTRVRTDLELGPWMSELARQHLGVWLDELGSIEHDDTVWVAVRRRRPLLTDVPTSKAARNIERIARRVVALTARTEVFTAPPPIPDASPTLYAALGTSRSASDEEIRRACKRKREMYATDGLCTSSLLGEAELLREQARLEEAYDTLLDPVRRRAYDLSAYPERADATPEVLPRPALDAEQLQLKDELLREIGPESEFSGALLRKVRESQGVELVDIAAHTKITRGHLEAIEEERFGDLPAIVYVRGFVTELAKFLRLDAVQVQKTYLRRMRENAP